TCAATTGTCGATTCATAGGTCTGGTCTACTAATGTACGCATCGGGAGACAATAGACCAGGCGGCGAGGGGTCGCTTTCCTCACATCCGGATTTGCATGTCTGCGCCTCCACAGCCAACCAATAATAATTGCAGCCGTTTTCCCCATCCCTGTCGGCACAACGACTGTCTCAGGGAGGTCGACAGACGTTGCGAACCGCACTTGATATGGGTAAGGTTCTACGCCTAATGCCTTTTTAAAAAATACTTCGTAACTTGAATATTGATGCTGCACTGACCAACTCCCCCCTATCATATGCATTTTCCAATGAAATTTTATCGAGATATATTTGATAGAATCGCAATCATTTTTATATTGATATTGCTTGACAGTCAAATTTTTATTGATACCATCTTAAAATAAGCTTATTATCCCAATTATTTTTCTTTCAATGTGGAAAGGATGAACACCGTCCAATCTAAACATGATTTGTAAGAATCTACAAAGGGTGATTATCTGAGAGAAGACCTCTTGATTCCAGCCAGGATGGTGAACGAATACGTCTATTGTCCTAGGCTCTGCTATATTGAGTGGGTACAAGGTGAGTTCAAGGACTCAGCTGACACGGTCGAAGGGAGGCTCGGTCATAAGAGAGTGGATAGGCCTGGCACATCCGTACAAGAGGACGCAATGGACGGTACAGTCATACATTCCAGGTCCGTCACGATCGGAAGTACGAACCTGGGAGCGATAGCGAAGATAGACCTCCTAGAGATCGAAGGTGAGGTCGCCACTCCTGTTGATTATAAAAAAGGGAAGATGCCAGATAATGAATTCAATGCCTATCTACCTGAAATGGTCCAATTGTGCGTCCAGGGACTATTACTGATCGAAAATGGTTTTAAAACAACAGGAGGGGTCATCTATTACATTGCATCAAAGAAACGGGTCACCATATCTTTCACCAAAGAGCTTATAGATAAAACAAAGGAGGCCTTGGCCTCTATGAAAAACATGATTGATGAGGACCGTCCACCCCCTCCCCTGGTCGACAGCCCAAGATGCTATGGATGTTCACTTGCGTCAATATGTCTCCCGGACGAAACGAATGCCATGAAAGGAGTAGGTGAAGAGATCCGGCGTCTGTACCCTTCAAGGGACGATCAGACCCCTATTTATGTTATCGGGGAGGGGCACTCGATAAGGAAGAGCGAAGGAAGGATCGAGATATGGAAAGAGGGGGAGATGGTGGCAGACAGGCCCTTGAACGACATATCCCAGCTGTCGGTCTATGGTAGTGCCAACATCACCATTCCCGCAATGGTTGAACTTATGGGCAGGGGGGTCCCTATCGGTTTCTTCTCTCATTCAGGATGGTTCAATGGATATGCGATCGGCACTTTCAATAAGAACATCGGTCTAAGGATGGCACAATTCAAAACAGGATTTGATGGAACGTTATCAAACAACATTGCAAAGATGATGATATATGGGAAGATCAAAAATTGCAGGACCCTTCTTAGAAGGAATGACAAGGAATGCCCGAGCGAGAGTCTTGAGACATTGGACCTATTGGCAGAACGATGTCTTGAAAGTAAGGACAACAATTCTTTATTGGGCATAGAGGGGGCGGCAGCCCAGATATATTTTTCAAGATTCAATAATATGCTGAAATCTAACTGCCCCTTTGATTTCAATGAGAGAAACAAGAGACCGGCCGGGGACCCCGTCAATGCGGCCTTATCTTATTCATATGGCATGTTGGTAAAAGATGTATTTAATTGTCTTCTCCTGGTCGGTTTTGACCCCTATTTTGGGGTATACCACCGGCCCAAGCATGGAAAGCCCGCGTTGGCATTGGACCTGATGGAAGAGTTCCGGCCCATCATCGCAGATTCAATCGTGATGACCGCTTTCAACAATGGCGAGCTCAAGGAGAGTGATTTCATTATAACAAAGATTGGGACATCCTTCAGTCAGAATGGTAAGAAAAAATTGATAGCGGCTTATGAAAGAAGGATCAACACTGAGGTCACACACCCAGTTTTTGGCTATACTGTTAGCTATAGGAGGATAATCGAGGTTCAGGCTAGACTTCTTGGAAGGGCCATGACAAGGGAGATAGACTCATATCAACCATTCTTGACGAGGTGATGCCATCGGCGGATTGACGTTCTATCTAGTGAGCTACGATATAAAGGATGAGAAAAGGTTGCGTAACGTCCATAGGATCATGAGGGAGTTCGGGGTCCGTTTGCACTACTCAGTGTTCCGATGTGATCTTACAAAACAAGGAAAAATGATATTGATCTCAAAGTTGGAAGAGGTCATCAATCATGATGCGGACAGGATCATGATCGTTGACCTGGGGCCTTCTCGACAATATGACGAGATGAAGATCGAGTTCATCGGTCAAAAGCCCGAAGAGAATTACGTCAACTCGATAATTGTATGATTTCGAGAGGTAGTGTGATGAAAAATGGGCCGACCCCTCTCGAAAGTTAACCCAGTATCAATTAAATCCCGGATAAGTTCTTAATCGATAAAAGTAAAAACACGTAGATCAGATAACCTCTCGAAATTCGGTTAAATCCTATCGAGCCCAGTATCGGAGCGTTTTGGACCGCCGTAACCAGGTTTAATACGACCTGGCCCAATTGAAGCGTGGTAGTATCCGCTCGACCCAAAGAGGTCTTGCTGTAACCAGGTTTAATACGACCTGGCCCAATTGAAGCCCTGGCAAGCTTCAGGCCCGTTACCTCGACAGAATACGTAACCAGGTTTAATACGACCTGGCCCAATTGAAGCCAAATTTAGAGGTGGTTGATTGAGGCGCAGGATAGGTAACCAGGTTTAATACGACCTGGCCCAATTGAAGCAGCGTCTGGTTAACAGCTTTGTCCTTACTTTCATCTGTAACCAGGTTTAATACGACCTGGCCCAATTGAAGCCTTTTGCAGCTGACGGTGCCGTCCATCGCGATACTTGTAACCAGGTTTAATACGACCTGGCCCAATTGAAGCGAGCGGAAAACCGCCCGGAAAAAGAGCTATGAGAGATGTAACCAGGTTTAATACGACCTGGCCCAATTGAAGCTTATCGAAGGAGTAGCCGACGGCGTGGATTTTGAGGGTAACCAGGTTTAATACGACCTGGCCCAATTGAAGCTGTAATCACGGCCGCTCACGGTCGGGACCGCCTTGTTCGCGTAACCAGGTTTAATACGACCTGGCCCAATTGAAGCTTTCTTCTTCTTAGACTTTGTAGGGGTCTTAGGGGGTAACCAGGTTTAATACGACCTGGCCCAATTGAAGCGGTGGCAGCATTCTACGGGACGCTTGATCCGATAAGTAACCAGGTTTAATACGACCTGGCCCAATTGAAGCTTGTTCCTCATCCACATTGTCTGTAGGCCTTGCCTGTAACCAGGTTTAATACGACCTGGCCCAATTGAAGCAGGCAGCTGATATTCGAGGCGATGCAGACGCCGCTGTCGTAACCAGGTTTAATACGACCTGGCCCAATTGAAGCTATGTCAATGCCGACCGATGCAACAGACTCATCCGTGTAACCAGGTTTAATACGACCTGGCCCAATT
This genomic window from Methanomassiliicoccales archaeon contains:
- the cas2 gene encoding CRISPR-associated endonuclease Cas2, producing MGGLTFYLVSYDIKDEKRLRNVHRIMREFGVRLHYSVFRCDLTKQGKMILISKLEEVINHDADRIMIVDLGPSRQYDEMKIEFIGQKPEENYVNSIIV
- the cas1 gene encoding CRISPR-associated endonuclease Cas1, translating into MVNEYVYCPRLCYIEWVQGEFKDSADTVEGRLGHKRVDRPGTSVQEDAMDGTVIHSRSVTIGSTNLGAIAKIDLLEIEGEVATPVDYKKGKMPDNEFNAYLPEMVQLCVQGLLLIENGFKTTGGVIYYIASKKRVTISFTKELIDKTKEALASMKNMIDEDRPPPPLVDSPRCYGCSLASICLPDETNAMKGVGEEIRRLYPSRDDQTPIYVIGEGHSIRKSEGRIEIWKEGEMVADRPLNDISQLSVYGSANITIPAMVELMGRGVPIGFFSHSGWFNGYAIGTFNKNIGLRMAQFKTGFDGTLSNNIAKMMIYGKIKNCRTLLRRNDKECPSESLETLDLLAERCLESKDNNSLLGIEGAAAQIYFSRFNNMLKSNCPFDFNERNKRPAGDPVNAALSYSYGMLVKDVFNCLLLVGFDPYFGVYHRPKHGKPALALDLMEEFRPIIADSIVMTAFNNGELKESDFIITKIGTSFSQNGKKKLIAAYERRINTEVTHPVFGYTVSYRRIIEVQARLLGRAMTREIDSYQPFLTR